In Cicer arietinum cultivar CDC Frontier isolate Library 1 chromosome 7, Cicar.CDCFrontier_v2.0, whole genome shotgun sequence, a single window of DNA contains:
- the LOC101504542 gene encoding ribonuclease MRP protein subunit POP4-like isoform X2: MFKPMHVMWKDYIRLLLKSTEKNQFLLGVDLHGAIILVVESKLTYYVGIGGIMIRETGKAFGIVTEENKFRVDCWKVTLHRDNLNSRKIGL; this comes from the exons ATGTTCAAGCCAATGCATGTAATGTGGAAAGACTATATTAGACTGCTGCTTAAATCCACTGA gaaaaatcaatttttgctTGGTGTAGATCTACATGGTGCTATTATTTTAG TTGTGGAGAGTAAACTAACCTATTATGTTGGAATCGGTGGCATCATGATTCGCGAAACTGGCAAAGCTTTTGGGATAGTTACTGAAGAAAATAAATTCCGAG TTGATTGCTGGAAAGTCACTCTGCATCGAGATAATCTCAATTCAAGAAAGATTGGATTATGA
- the LOC101510742 gene encoding zinc finger protein CONSTANS-LIKE 5 isoform X2 has protein sequence MGIERGGGGGLKGFRSGWSVPPKLCDSCKLSSAALFCRSHSAFLCINCDSRIHCANKLSSRHERVWMCEVCEQAPASVTCKADAAALCVTCDSDIHSANPLARRHERVPVEPFFDSAESVVNSSTAATAGAFNFAVPTDDCFSQDDAEAAAWLIPNPNFTSKLTEAPDIKTRDMFFSDMDPFIDFDYSNTFQNNNNCSSAINDSVVPVQTKPTPAPMMNHNSESCFDIDFCRSKLSSFNYPAQSISQSVSSSSLDVGVVPDGNAVPEMSYSFGRNSSESSGMVSGGVNSQQGVQVATQLCGMDREARVLRYREKRKNRKFEKTIRYASRKAYAETRPRIKGRFAKRTEIDSEVDRLYDPIEIDHLTVPSSLLIDSPYGVVPTF, from the exons ATGGGTATCGAAAGAGGAGGAGGAGGTGGACTCAAGGGTTTTAGAAGCGGCTGGAGTGTGCCACCTAAGCTATGCGATTCTTGCAAACTGTCTTCTGCCGCGCTTTTTTGCCGTTCTCATTCCGCGTTTCTATGTATCAATTGCGATTCCAGGATTCACTGTGCTAACAAGCTGTCTTCGCGCCACGAGCGCGTGTGGATGTGTGAGGTATGCGAACAAGCACCTGCATCCGTCACGTGCAAAGCTGACGCCGCTGCTCTCTGCGTCACGTGCGATTCTGATATCCACTCCGCCAACCCCCTCGCCCGCCGTCACGAACGTGTCCCCGTCGAACCTTTCTTCGACTCTGCCGAATCCGTCGTCAACTCCTCCACAGCCGCCACCGCCGGTGCATTCAATTTCGCCGTCCCAACCGACGATTGTTTCAGCCAAGACGACGCCGAAGCAGCCGCGTGGCTCATTCCGAACCCTAATTTCACATCCAAGCTCACGGAAGCACCAGATATCAAAACTAGAGACATGTTCTTCTCCGATATGGATCCATTTATCGATTTCGATTACTCAAACACATTCCAGAATAACAACAATTGTAGTAGCGCTATAAACGACAGCGTCGTTCCGGTTCAAACCAAACCAACTCCGGCGCCGATGATGAATCATAACTCAGAAAGTTGCTTCGACATCGATTTTTGTAGATCGAAGCTATCTTCGTTTAACTATCCAGCACAGTCTATTAGCCAAAGC GTTTCGTCTTCTTCGCTTGATGTTGGAGTGGTGCCAGATGGAAACGCGGTGCCGGAGATGTCATACTCGTTCGGTAGGAACAGTTCTGAATCGAGTGGAATGGTGTCCGGGGGTGTGAATAGTCAACAAGGGGTGCAAGTAGCAACTCAATTGTGTGGAATGGATCGTGAAGCGAGGGTTCTAAGGTACAGAGAGAAGAGGAAGAATCGTAAATTCGAGAAAACTATTCGATATGCTTCGAGAAAGGCATATGCAGAAACCCGGCCCAGAATTAAAGGACGGTTCGCTAAACGAACCGAAATTGACTCGGAAGTGGACCGTCTCTATGACCCTATTGAAATCGATCATCTCACTGTCCCTTCATCTCTCCTTATCGACTCTCCATACGGCGTCGTTCCAACGTTTTAG
- the LOC101504542 gene encoding ribonuclease MRP protein subunit POP4-like isoform X1 yields the protein MFKPMHVMWKDYIRLLLKSTEKNQFLLGVDLHGAIILVVESKLTYYVGIGGIMIRETGKAFGIVTEENKFRAVLKKGSVFVFPVDCWKVTLHRDNLNSRKIGL from the exons ATGTTCAAGCCAATGCATGTAATGTGGAAAGACTATATTAGACTGCTGCTTAAATCCACTGA gaaaaatcaatttttgctTGGTGTAGATCTACATGGTGCTATTATTTTAG TTGTGGAGAGTAAACTAACCTATTATGTTGGAATCGGTGGCATCATGATTCGCGAAACTGGCAAAGCTTTTGGGATAGTTACTGAAGAAAATAAATTCCGAG CTGTTCTGAAGAAGGGTTCTGTGTTTGTATTCCCAGTTGATTGCTGGAAAGTCACTCTGCATCGAGATAATCTCAATTCAAGAAAGATTGGATTATGA
- the LOC101510742 gene encoding zinc finger protein CONSTANS-LIKE 5 isoform X1 — translation MGIERGGGGGLKGFRSGWSVPPKLCDSCKLSSAALFCRSHSAFLCINCDSRIHCANKLSSRHERVWMCEVCEQAPASVTCKADAAALCVTCDSDIHSANPLARRHERVPVEPFFDSAESVVNSSTAATAGAFNFAVPTDDCFSQDDAEAAAWLIPNPNFTSKLTEAPDIKTRDMFFSDMDPFIDFDYSNTFQNNNNCSSAINDSVVPVQTKPTPAPMMNHNSESCFDIDFCRSKLSSFNYPAQSISQSQVSSSSLDVGVVPDGNAVPEMSYSFGRNSSESSGMVSGGVNSQQGVQVATQLCGMDREARVLRYREKRKNRKFEKTIRYASRKAYAETRPRIKGRFAKRTEIDSEVDRLYDPIEIDHLTVPSSLLIDSPYGVVPTF, via the exons ATGGGTATCGAAAGAGGAGGAGGAGGTGGACTCAAGGGTTTTAGAAGCGGCTGGAGTGTGCCACCTAAGCTATGCGATTCTTGCAAACTGTCTTCTGCCGCGCTTTTTTGCCGTTCTCATTCCGCGTTTCTATGTATCAATTGCGATTCCAGGATTCACTGTGCTAACAAGCTGTCTTCGCGCCACGAGCGCGTGTGGATGTGTGAGGTATGCGAACAAGCACCTGCATCCGTCACGTGCAAAGCTGACGCCGCTGCTCTCTGCGTCACGTGCGATTCTGATATCCACTCCGCCAACCCCCTCGCCCGCCGTCACGAACGTGTCCCCGTCGAACCTTTCTTCGACTCTGCCGAATCCGTCGTCAACTCCTCCACAGCCGCCACCGCCGGTGCATTCAATTTCGCCGTCCCAACCGACGATTGTTTCAGCCAAGACGACGCCGAAGCAGCCGCGTGGCTCATTCCGAACCCTAATTTCACATCCAAGCTCACGGAAGCACCAGATATCAAAACTAGAGACATGTTCTTCTCCGATATGGATCCATTTATCGATTTCGATTACTCAAACACATTCCAGAATAACAACAATTGTAGTAGCGCTATAAACGACAGCGTCGTTCCGGTTCAAACCAAACCAACTCCGGCGCCGATGATGAATCATAACTCAGAAAGTTGCTTCGACATCGATTTTTGTAGATCGAAGCTATCTTCGTTTAACTATCCAGCACAGTCTATTAGCCAAAGC CAGGTTTCGTCTTCTTCGCTTGATGTTGGAGTGGTGCCAGATGGAAACGCGGTGCCGGAGATGTCATACTCGTTCGGTAGGAACAGTTCTGAATCGAGTGGAATGGTGTCCGGGGGTGTGAATAGTCAACAAGGGGTGCAAGTAGCAACTCAATTGTGTGGAATGGATCGTGAAGCGAGGGTTCTAAGGTACAGAGAGAAGAGGAAGAATCGTAAATTCGAGAAAACTATTCGATATGCTTCGAGAAAGGCATATGCAGAAACCCGGCCCAGAATTAAAGGACGGTTCGCTAAACGAACCGAAATTGACTCGGAAGTGGACCGTCTCTATGACCCTATTGAAATCGATCATCTCACTGTCCCTTCATCTCTCCTTATCGACTCTCCATACGGCGTCGTTCCAACGTTTTAG